The Candidatus Zixiibacteriota bacterium genome window below encodes:
- a CDS encoding roadblock/LC7 domain-containing protein yields MNDDNLIIYEEEIEKIDSILARMLKGAEAKCALLVDKDGHLITRQGFTHSLDTTALAALLAGSFASTKEIARLVGESEFSVLFHQGKKDHIHMSLVGDRSILAVIFDDRTTIGMVRLYAKETAIDLARIFVSLKAKGQADNRGLADDFAASAGEKLDDIFQD; encoded by the coding sequence GTGAACGATGATAACCTGATTATTTATGAAGAAGAGATAGAAAAGATAGATTCTATCCTGGCCCGGATGTTGAAAGGGGCCGAGGCCAAGTGCGCTCTTCTGGTTGACAAAGACGGCCATTTAATTACCCGTCAAGGTTTTACGCATTCTCTCGACACTACTGCTCTGGCGGCCCTGCTGGCCGGCTCCTTTGCCTCGACCAAAGAAATCGCCAGACTGGTCGGCGAATCGGAATTCTCGGTTCTTTTTCACCAGGGCAAGAAAGACCATATTCACATGTCGCTGGTGGGGGACCGTTCGATTCTGGCGGTAATATTCGATGACCGCACGACCATCGGGATGGTACGTCTGTATGCCAAAGAGACAGCCATTGACCTGGCCCGTATTTTCGTGTCCCTGAAAGCCAAGGGGCAGGCCGATAACCGCGGGCTGGCCGACGATTTTGCCGCTTCTGCCGGAGAGAAACTGGACGACATATTCCAGGATTGA
- a CDS encoding type IV pilus twitching motility protein PilT has product MVGLRQLLEEMVKMDASDLHLTVGSPPVVRVDGKLNRMPYDLLMPEDTKKLAYSMMNEKQRLKFETNSELDLSFGIEQMSRFRCNIFMQRGNVAVALRQIPFRIKTFEELGLPKVIADMAKLPRGLVLVTGPTGSGKSTTLAAVIDKINRERPCHIITVEDPIEYLHRHQASIVNQREVYSDTQSFSSALKYALREDPDVVLIGEMRDLETIESALNIAETGHLAFATLHTNSTAESINRIIDAFPTNQQEQIRISLSFSLQAVVSQCLIPRIGGGRCLSMEIMVCTPAIRALVRDDKVHQIYSMIQSGQKYGMKTMNQSLAELYNTGKITIGDAMGFSSNTQELNEMLSRSKSPAMA; this is encoded by the coding sequence ATGGTAGGCTTACGACAGCTTCTTGAAGAGATGGTGAAAATGGATGCTTCCGACCTTCATCTGACCGTCGGTTCGCCGCCGGTGGTCCGTGTCGATGGCAAATTGAATCGAATGCCATATGATCTTCTCATGCCGGAAGATACCAAGAAACTGGCCTATTCGATGATGAATGAGAAGCAACGATTAAAATTCGAAACCAACTCGGAGCTTGATCTATCATTCGGGATTGAACAGATGAGCCGTTTCCGCTGTAATATTTTCATGCAACGGGGGAATGTGGCCGTCGCCCTGAGACAGATTCCTTTTCGTATAAAGACCTTCGAAGAACTGGGATTGCCCAAGGTAATCGCCGATATGGCCAAACTGCCGCGGGGGCTGGTCCTGGTAACGGGTCCGACCGGGTCCGGTAAGTCCACCACGCTGGCGGCCGTGATTGATAAGATCAACCGGGAGCGACCCTGCCATATTATTACGGTCGAGGATCCGATCGAATATCTGCATCGGCATCAGGCCTCGATCGTCAATCAACGCGAAGTTTACAGCGATACCCAGTCGTTTTCATCGGCCCTGAAGTACGCTCTGCGCGAGGACCCGGATGTGGTTCTGATCGGTGAAATGCGCGATCTGGAAACGATCGAATCGGCCCTTAATATCGCTGAGACCGGTCACCTGGCTTTTGCCACGCTACATACCAACTCCACGGCCGAATCGATCAACCGGATAATCGACGCCTTTCCGACCAACCAGCAGGAACAGATTCGGATTTCCCTTTCCTTCAGTTTGCAGGCGGTCGTATCGCAGTGCCTTATTCCGAGGATTGGCGGAGGGCGCTGTCTGTCGATGGAAATTATGGTTTGCACTCCGGCTATCCGGGCCCTGGTTCGTGACGATAAGGTTCATCAGATATACAGCATGATACAATCCGGCCAGAAGTACGGCATGAAGACCATGAATCAGTCTCTGGCGGAGTTGTACAACACTGGAAAAATAACCATAGGTGATGCCATGGGCTTCAGTTCCAATACCCAGGAATTGAATGAAATGCTGTCGCGATCAAAATCGCCGGCGATGGCCTGA
- a CDS encoding roadblock/LC7 domain-containing protein, with amino-acid sequence MYHILEDLNKTSGITGSMIVGKDGIVIASDLDTSFEEEAVGALAASITSNIQKSMDRLEQRPLNQVTIEAGSGKLFFSDAGIGLLVVTAESDVNIGLIRLEIKNAISRISSNN; translated from the coding sequence ATGTATCACATACTTGAAGATCTTAATAAAACCAGCGGCATAACCGGATCGATGATTGTCGGTAAAGACGGCATTGTCATAGCTTCTGATCTTGATACTTCTTTCGAGGAAGAAGCGGTGGGGGCCCTGGCGGCTTCCATTACCAGCAATATCCAGAAATCCATGGATCGTCTGGAGCAGAGACCTCTCAACCAGGTAACTATTGAGGCCGGGTCCGGAAAGTTATTTTTCTCCGATGCCGGAATAGGCCTGTTGGTGGTTACGGCTGAATCGGATGTTAATATCGGTTTGATTCGGCTCGAAATTAAAAATGCCATTTCCAGGATAAGCAGTAATAATTAG
- the pilB gene encoding type IV-A pilus assembly ATPase PilB encodes MSDELGAILVKAGKISQEQLDRALALVNDKKQKFEQALVTVGAIASEDEYTTFIGKQLNMGTLRLSDIELNPEIVKLIPVDIARKFNVIAISKLGKNLIVAISDPNNIYVLDAVKFITGCSIQPVISPEKAIQKSIEVYYKDENALSVIIKGLEDDTNLEVIEAEEGISEADLQSAIQDKPLVKLVDSIIADAIRTGASDIHFECYEKRIRVRFRVDGDLHEKDPLPFKYRAAIISRLKVMADLDISERRLPQDGRIKIKIGERTVDLRVSVLPTIFGEKVVMRILDPKALMVDMTKLGFTTAALKRFDKAIHLPYGIILVTGPTGSGKTTTLYSALKQINTTDINIMTAEDPVEFNFDGINQVLVKSEIGLTFAAALRSFLRQDPDVIMVGEIRDGETAEIAIRAALTGHLVFSTLHTNDAPSSIMRLVDMGVPAYLVAGATRLIMAQRMTRKICQACKVEQKLTEEQLQALHVPDEMLKGLVAYRGQGCSECNNTGLSGRSGIYEVMNVSHDVERMILANASENELREQAIKDGMLTLRMAAVDKLRQGLISIDEVFAVTS; translated from the coding sequence ATGTCTGATGAATTAGGTGCCATACTCGTCAAGGCGGGCAAGATTTCGCAGGAACAGCTGGATCGAGCCCTAGCCCTGGTGAATGATAAAAAACAGAAATTCGAGCAGGCGTTGGTGACCGTGGGCGCCATTGCTTCCGAGGATGAGTATACCACATTTATCGGCAAGCAACTCAATATGGGCACGCTCCGGCTTTCCGATATTGAACTTAATCCGGAAATCGTCAAACTCATCCCGGTCGATATCGCCCGTAAATTCAATGTAATCGCCATTTCCAAGCTGGGCAAAAACCTGATTGTTGCCATATCCGATCCCAATAACATTTATGTTCTCGATGCCGTCAAGTTCATTACCGGGTGTTCTATCCAGCCGGTTATCTCGCCGGAAAAGGCCATCCAGAAGTCTATCGAGGTTTATTACAAGGATGAGAATGCCCTTTCGGTGATTATCAAAGGGTTGGAGGACGATACCAACCTGGAAGTCATCGAGGCCGAGGAAGGAATTTCGGAGGCGGATTTACAATCGGCCATCCAGGACAAGCCGCTGGTTAAGCTGGTTGATTCCATTATCGCCGACGCCATCCGGACCGGAGCTTCCGATATTCATTTTGAATGCTATGAAAAGCGGATTCGGGTTCGTTTTAGGGTTGACGGGGATCTACATGAAAAGGACCCGTTGCCGTTCAAGTATCGGGCGGCCATCATCTCCCGGCTGAAAGTCATGGCTGATCTGGATATCTCCGAACGGCGGTTGCCGCAGGACGGGCGAATCAAGATTAAAATCGGCGAACGTACGGTTGACCTGCGAGTCTCGGTTTTACCGACCATTTTCGGCGAGAAGGTGGTTATGCGAATTCTTGATCCGAAGGCGCTCATGGTCGATATGACCAAACTCGGATTTACCACGGCGGCTTTGAAAAGATTCGACAAAGCCATTCACCTGCCTTACGGAATTATCCTTGTAACCGGACCAACCGGTTCCGGTAAAACGACCACCCTGTATTCGGCCTTGAAGCAGATCAATACGACCGATATCAATATCATGACGGCTGAGGACCCGGTCGAATTTAACTTCGACGGAATCAACCAGGTTCTGGTCAAGTCCGAAATCGGATTGACTTTCGCCGCGGCCCTTCGGTCTTTTTTGCGGCAGGACCCCGATGTCATCATGGTCGGTGAGATTCGAGACGGGGAGACGGCCGAGATCGCCATCCGGGCCGCTCTGACCGGACATCTGGTTTTCTCTACTCTGCATACCAATGATGCCCCGTCATCAATCATGCGTCTGGTCGATATGGGAGTCCCGGCCTACCTTGTGGCCGGGGCCACGCGTTTGATTATGGCTCAGCGAATGACGCGGAAAATCTGCCAGGCCTGCAAGGTGGAGCAAAAGCTGACCGAGGAACAGCTTCAGGCTCTTCATGTTCCCGATGAGATGCTCAAGGGACTGGTTGCCTATCGCGGTCAGGGATGCAGTGAATGCAACAATACCGGCCTTTCGGGTCGATCCGGCATATATGAAGTGATGAATGTTTCCCATGATGTCGAACGGATGATTCTGGCCAACGCCTCGGAAAACGAGCTCCGGGAGCAGGCCATCAAGGATGGTATGTTAACTCTGCGGATGGCGGCGGTGGACAAGCTCCGACAGGGCTTGATTTCTATCGACGAGGTTTTTGCGGTCACTTCTTAA
- a CDS encoding PAS domain S-box protein encodes MNSRTISIKAGWLISLRLATYVIISGIVIYWLRYPNLLSFPFFAYSLLTLMLPMLLIAQRWFDLRFLSKAIPLIQIVLEIVIEVGIIYTTGNISSAFSALFILTIISAALVTNLAGTLGVASLVSISYSFVVWFGLTIGGTPGSSTKALQTIFSSDDAAFYNIFLHILTFFLVAFISGYLVERLKSKDRELEDTSKALRQARLETDDILRHLNSGLFTIDRDGRIIYFNRAAEEILGYREEDIKGNDLRDIFSTRMPELVENLLEVLNSEKRSPRSEISITNPAGINIPLGISTSLLIDDDSAIRGVIAIFQDLTETKKLEEKIRAADKMAAVGELSAAIAHEIRNPLAAISGSVEVLREELKLANENQRLMDLIVRESSRLNNILSDFLLYARGRRSAFKKVELCRLVSDVIEVVKHHPSYHKGIDLKMKAEESFIYIFGDDDQIMQILINLAVNGCEAVGDKTGHIVIDIIPDDPGGIIIEVSDDGPGIDASIRTRIFDPFYSTKNYGTGLGLAIVQRLAGNLGAEISCYPGSPAGTVFRLQFNQMSGFPQKSESRPMTISSHS; translated from the coding sequence ATGAACAGCAGGACCATATCGATCAAAGCCGGCTGGCTGATTTCGCTGCGCCTGGCCACTTATGTAATCATCTCCGGGATTGTAATATACTGGTTACGCTATCCGAATTTACTCAGTTTTCCTTTTTTCGCCTATTCGCTTTTGACCCTGATGCTCCCGATGCTGCTGATTGCCCAAAGATGGTTCGATTTACGATTTCTTTCGAAAGCCATTCCGCTGATCCAGATCGTTCTCGAAATAGTGATCGAAGTGGGAATCATTTATACTACCGGAAATATTTCGTCGGCTTTTTCGGCTCTGTTCATCCTGACCATCATATCGGCGGCCCTGGTGACCAATCTGGCCGGGACTCTCGGGGTAGCCTCACTGGTATCAATTTCATATTCTTTTGTGGTCTGGTTCGGTCTGACTATCGGGGGGACTCCCGGGTCATCGACCAAAGCCCTGCAGACCATTTTTTCATCCGATGATGCCGCTTTTTATAATATTTTTCTTCACATCCTGACTTTTTTCCTGGTGGCTTTTATCTCCGGCTATTTGGTCGAACGTCTGAAGTCGAAAGACCGTGAACTGGAGGATACATCCAAGGCTTTAAGGCAGGCCCGGCTGGAAACGGATGATATTCTCAGACATCTTAATTCCGGTCTCTTTACGATCGATCGGGACGGCAGGATTATTTATTTTAACCGCGCCGCGGAGGAAATCCTTGGGTACAGGGAGGAGGATATCAAAGGCAACGACTTACGGGATATTTTCAGCACCCGGATGCCGGAACTGGTTGAGAATCTGCTTGAGGTTCTGAATTCCGAAAAACGCAGTCCCCGCAGTGAAATATCCATAACCAATCCGGCCGGGATAAATATTCCGCTGGGCATTTCGACATCGCTTCTTATTGACGATGATAGCGCTATTCGCGGTGTTATTGCCATCTTCCAGGATTTGACAGAAACAAAGAAGCTGGAGGAAAAAATCAGGGCCGCCGATAAGATGGCCGCGGTGGGCGAATTGTCGGCCGCCATAGCCCATGAAATCCGCAATCCGCTGGCGGCCATATCCGGGTCGGTCGAGGTTCTTCGGGAGGAATTGAAACTGGCCAATGAAAACCAGAGACTGATGGATTTAATTGTCCGGGAATCAAGCCGCCTTAATAATATTCTGTCCGATTTTTTACTCTATGCCCGGGGACGCCGATCGGCCTTTAAAAAAGTCGAGTTGTGCCGTTTGGTGAGCGATGTCATCGAGGTCGTCAAGCACCATCCTTCGTATCATAAAGGAATCGATCTCAAAATGAAGGCCGAGGAATCGTTCATTTATATTTTCGGTGACGATGACCAGATCATGCAAATTCTAATCAATCTGGCGGTCAACGGCTGTGAGGCCGTTGGTGATAAAACCGGCCATATTGTCATTGATATTATTCCCGATGATCCGGGGGGAATTATTATCGAAGTTAGTGATGATGGTCCCGGAATCGATGCTTCCATCCGGACCCGGATCTTCGATCCTTTCTACTCCACCAAAAACTACGGAACCGGGTTGGGATTGGCAATTGTCCAGCGCCTGGCCGGAAATCTCGGAGCCGAGATTTCCTGTTACCCGGGCTCCCCCGCCGGTACGGTTTTCAGGCTGCAATTCAACCAGATGTCGGGTTTTCCGCAAAAATCAGAATCCCGCCCGATGACAATTTCATCCCATTCCTGA
- a CDS encoding type II secretion system F family protein, with the protein MPVFEYKGKTLAGAVVQGELDAKDRGDLERILRRNRIMVSSIRKKPAELKIKFGTGIKKVDISRFTRQFATMIGAGLPMVQCLDILSSQMENKELCKIITSVKEGVQGGETLSEALKRHSKVFDQLYTNMVEAGEVGGALDSILVRLAIYREKADALIRKVKGALIYPTIISIVAVGVTIAMLVFIVPVFANMFGSLGAELPKPTQIVLSISGFLQRNFLFILIGLMVAVGVFIYWIRTPGGRLTFDGLLLRAPVFGDLVRKSSVARFTRTLGTLLSSGVSILDALEITAKTAGNMVIARAIKKSVLSIAEGDTITAPLKESGVFPPMVTQMISVGEKTGGLDEMLAKIAEFYDEEVDAAVSALTSIIEPVVIVVMGIVIGGLLVAMYLPMFDIIGKI; encoded by the coding sequence ATGCCCGTCTTTGAATACAAGGGAAAAACACTGGCCGGTGCGGTCGTTCAGGGTGAACTGGATGCCAAGGATAGAGGTGATCTGGAACGAATTCTGCGCCGTAACCGAATAATGGTATCAAGTATCCGCAAAAAACCGGCGGAACTCAAGATTAAATTCGGGACCGGTATTAAAAAAGTCGATATTTCCAGGTTCACCCGGCAATTCGCCACCATGATCGGGGCCGGTTTGCCAATGGTGCAGTGTCTCGATATTCTCTCCTCCCAGATGGAGAACAAAGAGCTGTGTAAGATTATAACCAGTGTCAAGGAAGGTGTTCAGGGAGGGGAAACGCTCTCGGAGGCTCTTAAAAGACACAGCAAGGTGTTTGACCAGCTTTATACCAACATGGTTGAGGCCGGAGAAGTGGGTGGCGCGCTTGACAGTATTCTTGTCCGTCTGGCCATTTATCGGGAAAAAGCCGATGCCCTGATCCGCAAGGTCAAGGGAGCATTAATATATCCGACCATCATCAGTATTGTGGCGGTTGGCGTCACCATCGCCATGCTGGTTTTCATTGTGCCGGTTTTTGCCAATATGTTCGGCAGTCTGGGGGCGGAACTTCCCAAACCGACCCAGATCGTTCTTTCCATAAGCGGTTTTCTCCAGCGGAACTTCCTTTTCATACTGATTGGGTTGATGGTCGCGGTAGGGGTTTTCATCTACTGGATTCGAACCCCGGGTGGGCGTTTGACCTTTGATGGGCTCCTGTTGAGGGCGCCTGTTTTCGGCGACCTAGTCAGGAAATCCTCAGTTGCCCGGTTCACGCGAACGCTGGGGACACTGTTGTCATCGGGTGTGTCGATTCTTGATGCTCTGGAAATCACGGCTAAAACGGCCGGCAACATGGTTATTGCCAGGGCCATTAAAAAATCGGTATTATCCATCGCCGAAGGTGATACCATCACTGCCCCGTTGAAGGAATCCGGCGTTTTCCCACCTATGGTAACCCAGATGATTTCGGTCGGTGAAAAAACCGGCGGGCTGGATGAAATGCTGGCCAAAATCGCCGAGTTTTATGATGAGGAGGTCGATGCGGCGGTTTCGGCCCTGACGTCAATCATCGAGCCGGTGGTTATTGTCGTCATGGGTATTGTCATCGGCGGTTTGCTGGTAGCCATGTATCTCCCGATGTTTGATATTATCGGCAAGATATAG